Proteins from a genomic interval of Kitasatospora herbaricolor:
- a CDS encoding carbohydrate ABC transporter permease, translated as MSSSTPATTARTTVRRTYHLAGPAVIVVFAATVVIPFLGITLAALNPPGTIVSGLRWPAEPTLESFTQAWSSAGFGDLLRNSALIALGVVPAALLCSVLAGFAFATMRFVGRNFLFAFLLLGLALPYEAAVVPLYYNFRAVGVTDSPLAVVLALIGLFTPFGTFWMREQFLALPREFVEAAAVDGASSWTTLWRILLPCVRPALVTLGLLFFLWSWNQFLLALILIQNPARRTAPVGLGFFVGAHTIDVPLLAAATLIVMAPVVCVFLFFQRHVIAGILVGAVNG; from the coding sequence ATGAGCAGCTCAACTCCGGCGACGACAGCGCGAACCACTGTGCGGCGCACGTACCACCTTGCGGGCCCGGCCGTCATCGTGGTCTTCGCTGCCACGGTCGTCATCCCCTTCCTGGGAATCACCCTCGCCGCCCTCAATCCACCGGGCACCATCGTGTCGGGACTTCGTTGGCCAGCCGAACCCACGCTGGAGAGCTTCACCCAGGCATGGTCGAGCGCCGGCTTCGGCGACCTGCTGCGCAACAGTGCCCTCATCGCGCTCGGGGTCGTCCCAGCCGCCCTCCTCTGCTCCGTTCTCGCCGGATTCGCCTTCGCCACCATGCGGTTCGTGGGCCGGAATTTCCTCTTCGCCTTCCTTCTCCTCGGGCTTGCCCTGCCTTACGAAGCCGCAGTCGTCCCGCTCTACTACAACTTTCGCGCTGTCGGGGTCACCGACAGCCCCCTCGCGGTAGTCTTGGCCCTCATCGGTCTCTTCACCCCCTTCGGCACGTTCTGGATGCGCGAGCAGTTCCTCGCCCTACCGAGGGAGTTCGTCGAGGCCGCCGCCGTCGACGGCGCCAGCAGCTGGACCACACTCTGGCGGATCCTGCTTCCCTGCGTCCGGCCCGCCCTCGTCACCCTCGGACTGCTCTTCTTCCTGTGGTCCTGGAACCAGTTCTTGCTCGCCCTGATCCTCATCCAGAACCCGGCCCGACGAACGGCTCCCGTCGGGCTCGGATTCTTCGTCGGTGCCCACACCATCGACGTGCCCCTGCTCGCTGCCGCCACCCTCATTGTCATGGCGCCCGTTGTCTGCGTGTTTCTCTTCTTTCAGCGCCACGTCATCGCCGGCATTCTCGTCGGTGCCGTCAACGGCTGA
- a CDS encoding Gfo/Idh/MocA family protein, producing the protein MSTVPDPTSPTRLLRLMLIGAGARGSAYARYAASTGRAEVVAVAEPDPRRAAEARKAHPNAEFVSEWQHLAARPPRADAVIIATPDRDHAEPAIRFAELGYHLLLEKPMATTERDARAVIDAVRRAGVMLSVCHVLRYTPFTIGVKEIIDAGRLGDIVSVEHLEPVGWWHQAHSYVRGDWRREDLSSPMLLAKSCHDLDWIGYIIGKPARRVSSFGGLMHFRPENRPASATENCLTCPVEPTCPYSAKRLYLGCLGDPEREIWPLDVVTGARTVEGVEEALRDGPYGRCVYACDNDVVDHQVVSLQYEGGATASFTMTAFTPFTHRRTRIFGTHGCLEGDGVKAVLTDFVTGSEQTLVLGTPGSDAGSGGHDGGDEGLMDAFLDAIATGDPSPILSDLVTSLESHRIAWAAERSRHTGAVQPLGN; encoded by the coding sequence ATGAGCACCGTACCTGACCCGACGAGCCCAACCAGGCTCCTGCGCCTCATGCTTATCGGCGCCGGCGCCAGGGGCAGCGCCTATGCCCGCTACGCCGCGTCGACCGGCCGCGCCGAGGTGGTGGCCGTGGCGGAACCCGATCCGCGTCGCGCGGCCGAGGCGCGCAAGGCACATCCGAACGCCGAGTTCGTCAGCGAATGGCAGCACCTGGCCGCGCGACCACCGCGGGCCGACGCGGTCATCATCGCGACTCCGGACCGCGACCACGCCGAGCCGGCCATACGGTTCGCGGAACTCGGCTACCACCTGCTGCTCGAGAAGCCGATGGCCACCACCGAGCGGGACGCCCGCGCCGTGATCGACGCCGTCCGCCGGGCCGGAGTCATGCTCTCGGTGTGCCACGTCCTGCGATACACCCCCTTTACCATCGGCGTGAAGGAGATCATCGACGCAGGAAGGCTCGGCGACATCGTCAGCGTCGAGCACCTGGAGCCGGTCGGCTGGTGGCATCAAGCCCACTCCTACGTGCGCGGCGACTGGCGCCGTGAGGACCTCTCCAGCCCGATGCTCCTCGCCAAGTCCTGCCACGACCTGGACTGGATCGGCTACATCATCGGTAAGCCCGCCCGCCGGGTGTCATCCTTCGGCGGGCTCATGCACTTCCGGCCTGAGAACCGTCCCGCCTCCGCTACCGAGAACTGCCTGACCTGTCCGGTCGAGCCCACCTGCCCGTACTCCGCCAAACGCCTCTACCTCGGCTGCCTCGGCGACCCGGAGCGGGAAATCTGGCCACTGGACGTCGTTACGGGTGCCCGCACAGTCGAAGGTGTAGAGGAGGCGCTGCGGGACGGGCCATACGGGCGTTGCGTCTACGCCTGCGACAACGACGTGGTCGACCATCAAGTGGTCAGCCTCCAGTACGAGGGCGGCGCGACGGCGTCGTTCACCATGACCGCGTTCACGCCGTTCACGCACCGCAGAACCCGCATCTTCGGCACGCACGGATGCTTGGAGGGCGATGGTGTAAAGGCCGTCCTCACCGACTTCGTCACCGGCAGTGAACAGACACTCGTCCTGGGCACCCCCGGAAGTGACGCGGGCAGCGGTGGGCACGACGGCGGCGACGAAGGCCTCATGGACGCCTTCCTCGACGCAATTGCCACCGGCGACCCCTCTCCCATCCTCTCCGACCTGGTCACCAGCCTGGAGAGCCACCGGATCGCGTGGGCGGCAGAGCGATCCCGACATACCGGGGCTGTCCAGCCCCTCGGGAACTGA
- a CDS encoding alpha-N-acetylglucosaminidase TIM-barrel domain-containing protein: protein MKRHLRPSVATLLSSCLAAASVLAVTGPTHAATPAFDTAPAAASLTRLLQTKAQQITLVPVAKTAAGDSFSISGASGAIRIEGTSPATLLTGAGWYLKHVAKVDVGWPGDSLGKLPATLPAVPGTITNTAVVAHRYALNDTDDGYSGAYRTFEDYQREIDLLALHGVNEVFVQMGAEYPYYKALQNFGYSAQDLQKWIPQPAHQGWWLLQNMSNTTNNPVSDSLINARAAEGRQIADYLRSLQMTPVLPGYFGTVPTDFKTKNPSATVVPQGTWQAYQRPAWLDPTSPLFRQVAASYYAVQKDKFGDSAMYKMDPIHEAGANTTGMDVPAVGVAIQKALNTAHPEATWAILGWTDNPKPDMIKNLDKTRMLIVDGLSDRYNNLDRETTWGGIPYTFGAIDNFGGHTTIGAATSTWIERFDTWLHKPNSALKGIAYLPEGTGGNPASFDLFTELAWQPAKIDQSAWFADYASRRYGGTDPHATAAWDQLRKGPYSLVTGSSAEPQDSLFTARPGLTVNRAASWSPSAMRYSAGTVQKALTELLQVDSTLRTSDAYKFDLVDTARQALTNRSRVLLPQINTAYNAKNLTTFRALVKEWADDLALLDKLTASDSHFLLGPWLEDAKAWGTTAAEKAQLEYDARSVLTTWGNTENQSNAGELHDYGNRELSGLIGDLYAPRWAAYFKALDTALAANTAAILPTAADAFAGDDQWARKTNVYPTTAVGDPYALAKQISDTLPAVALSGPITNIPNRCVDIPNADATNGKALQLYSCNTTDAQTWTPGAGTINGTSTDKTIRAKGSCMDVRGGAVTAGSVVQIYQCNNTPAQDWISNPDGTLKNTKSGLCLATVAGKTDVGTGLEIAVCNATNAAQRWTLPS, encoded by the coding sequence ATGAAACGACACTTGCGGCCCTCGGTCGCCACGCTCCTGAGCAGTTGCCTCGCGGCGGCCTCGGTTCTGGCCGTGACCGGGCCCACGCACGCGGCCACACCAGCGTTCGACACGGCTCCGGCGGCCGCCAGCCTCACCCGCCTGCTGCAAACGAAGGCCCAGCAGATCACCTTGGTACCGGTGGCCAAGACTGCCGCCGGTGACTCCTTCTCGATCTCCGGCGCGAGCGGCGCGATCCGGATTGAGGGCACCTCGCCGGCAACCCTCCTCACCGGCGCCGGCTGGTACCTCAAGCACGTCGCCAAGGTCGACGTCGGCTGGCCCGGCGACAGCCTCGGCAAGCTTCCCGCCACCCTGCCGGCCGTGCCCGGCACTATCACCAACACCGCGGTCGTAGCACACCGTTACGCACTCAACGACACCGACGATGGGTACTCGGGCGCCTATCGCACCTTCGAGGACTACCAGCGGGAGATCGACCTCTTGGCGCTGCACGGCGTCAACGAGGTCTTCGTCCAGATGGGCGCCGAGTACCCGTACTACAAGGCGCTCCAGAACTTCGGCTACTCCGCGCAGGACCTGCAGAAGTGGATCCCACAGCCCGCCCACCAGGGCTGGTGGCTGCTGCAGAACATGTCCAACACGACGAACAACCCGGTCAGCGACAGTCTGATCAACGCCCGCGCGGCGGAGGGCCGGCAGATCGCCGACTACCTACGCTCCCTCCAGATGACCCCGGTCCTGCCCGGCTACTTCGGCACCGTCCCGACGGACTTCAAGACGAAGAACCCCAGCGCCACCGTCGTCCCGCAGGGCACCTGGCAGGCTTACCAGCGGCCTGCCTGGCTCGACCCCACGTCGCCCCTCTTCAGGCAGGTCGCCGCCTCCTACTACGCCGTCCAGAAGGACAAGTTCGGCGACAGCGCGATGTACAAGATGGACCCCATCCACGAGGCAGGGGCCAATACCACCGGCATGGACGTACCGGCGGTCGGTGTCGCCATCCAGAAGGCCCTGAACACCGCACACCCCGAGGCGACGTGGGCCATCCTCGGCTGGACGGACAACCCCAAGCCCGACATGATCAAGAACCTCGACAAGACCAGGATGCTCATCGTCGACGGCCTCTCCGACCGCTACAACAACCTCGACCGCGAAACCACCTGGGGCGGCATCCCCTACACCTTCGGCGCGATCGACAACTTCGGCGGACACACCACCATCGGCGCGGCCACCAGCACCTGGATCGAGCGCTTCGACACCTGGCTCCACAAGCCGAACAGCGCCCTGAAGGGCATCGCCTACCTCCCCGAGGGCACCGGCGGCAACCCCGCCTCCTTCGACCTGTTCACCGAACTCGCCTGGCAGCCGGCCAAGATCGACCAGAGCGCATGGTTCGCCGACTACGCCTCACGCCGCTACGGCGGTACCGACCCGCACGCCACCGCGGCCTGGGACCAGCTGCGCAAGGGTCCGTACAGCCTGGTGACCGGCTCGTCAGCGGAGCCGCAGGACAGCCTCTTCACCGCTCGACCCGGCCTCACGGTCAACAGGGCCGCTTCGTGGAGCCCCAGTGCCATGCGCTATAGCGCCGGTACCGTTCAGAAGGCCCTGACCGAACTCCTCCAGGTCGACAGCACCCTGCGCACGAGCGACGCCTACAAGTTCGACCTCGTGGACACCGCCCGCCAGGCGCTGACGAACCGCTCCCGCGTGCTGCTGCCGCAGATCAACACCGCCTACAACGCCAAGAACCTCACGACCTTCCGCGCCCTGGTCAAGGAGTGGGCAGACGACCTGGCCCTGCTGGACAAGCTCACCGCCTCCGACTCCCACTTCCTGCTAGGGCCGTGGCTGGAGGACGCCAAGGCCTGGGGCACCACTGCGGCGGAGAAGGCCCAGCTGGAGTACGACGCCCGCTCCGTCCTCACCACCTGGGGCAACACGGAGAATCAGAGCAACGCCGGCGAACTGCACGACTACGGCAACCGTGAACTGTCCGGCCTGATCGGCGACCTCTACGCACCGCGCTGGGCCGCCTACTTCAAGGCCCTGGACACCGCACTGGCCGCGAACACCGCGGCGATCCTCCCCACCGCGGCCGATGCCTTCGCCGGCGACGACCAGTGGGCCAGGAAGACCAACGTCTACCCCACGACCGCCGTGGGCGACCCGTACGCGCTGGCCAAGCAGATCAGCGACACCCTCCCGGCAGTCGCCCTCTCCGGGCCGATCACCAACATCCCCAACAGATGCGTCGACATCCCCAATGCCGATGCCACGAACGGCAAGGCGTTGCAGCTGTACTCCTGCAACACCACGGACGCCCAAACGTGGACGCCCGGTGCCGGTACGATCAATGGCACCAGCACCGACAAGACCATCCGCGCGAAGGGCAGCTGCATGGATGTCCGGGGCGGAGCCGTCACAGCCGGATCCGTCGTTCAGATCTACCAGTGCAACAACACTCCGGCCCAGGACTGGATCAGCAACCCCGACGGAACCCTGAAGAACACCAAGTCGGGCCTGTGCCTGGCTACTGTCGCAGGCAAGACCGACGTCGGCACCGGACTGGAGATCGCCGTCTGCAACGCCAC
- a CDS encoding carbohydrate ABC transporter permease: protein MGPHRPTDWRAYLYLAPALAFFTAFVALPWLQTVWLSFFTWDGIATGTWNGLGNYHDVIFDPVLAASLLHAFGFVVFYSVLPISVGLLLAGVMGTRRGHGYSLSRTLFFLPQVVPLVAVGVTWRGMYGSTGIINQILRAVGLGGLTRAWLGDFTWAYVAVGLVGTWAMFGLCLVLFHAGVQRIDTNLYEAARIDGAGPVRGFLSVTLPGLRREIGVATTVTVVAALASFDVVYVTTGGGPGDSTIVPGVLIYRLAFNDGRVGAACALAVVLSAIISAAVLTIGRLTRSHT from the coding sequence GTGGGACCGCATAGGCCCACCGACTGGCGTGCCTACCTCTACCTGGCACCCGCGCTAGCCTTCTTCACCGCCTTTGTCGCACTGCCCTGGCTCCAGACCGTGTGGCTGTCCTTCTTCACCTGGGACGGTATCGCCACCGGTACGTGGAACGGACTAGGGAACTACCACGACGTGATCTTCGACCCGGTGCTCGCCGCTTCGCTGCTGCACGCGTTCGGCTTCGTCGTCTTCTACTCCGTCCTGCCCATCAGCGTCGGCCTCCTCCTGGCCGGTGTCATGGGCACTCGACGCGGACACGGATATTCCCTGAGCCGGACCCTCTTCTTTCTTCCCCAGGTCGTGCCACTGGTCGCCGTCGGTGTGACCTGGCGCGGAATGTACGGAAGCACCGGCATCATCAACCAGATTCTGCGGGCGGTGGGCCTCGGCGGCCTCACCAGGGCCTGGCTCGGTGACTTTACCTGGGCCTACGTGGCCGTCGGGCTCGTCGGCACCTGGGCCATGTTCGGACTGTGCCTGGTCCTCTTCCACGCCGGCGTCCAGCGGATCGACACGAACCTCTACGAGGCCGCCCGCATCGACGGGGCCGGACCGGTCCGCGGCTTCCTCTCCGTCACCCTTCCCGGCCTGCGCCGGGAGATCGGCGTTGCCACAACCGTCACAGTCGTCGCGGCCCTCGCAAGCTTCGACGTCGTCTACGTCACCACTGGCGGCGGCCCCGGTGATTCCACCATCGTTCCCGGTGTGCTCATCTACAGGCTCGCCTTCAACGACGGACGGGTCGGGGCGGCCTGCGCGCTGGCCGTCGTGCTGAGCGCCATCATCTCCGCAGCGGTCCTCACCATCGGCCGACTCACCCGGTCCCACACATGA